One Vicugna pacos chromosome 33, VicPac4, whole genome shotgun sequence genomic region harbors:
- the LOC102536992 gene encoding olfactory receptor 8B3-like: MLARNDSLVTEFILAGLTDRPELQQPLFCLFLMIYTVTLVGNLGLIILIGLNSHLHTPMYYFLFNLSFVDLCYSSVFTPKMLMNFVSMKNIISYVGCMTQLFFFLFFVISECYMLTSMAYDRYVAICNPLLYKVTMTRRVCVVLTLAAYVMGFAGASAHTGCMLRLTFCNVNVINHYLCDILPLLQLSCTSTYVNELVVLIVVSINIAVTSVTILVSYIFILTSILHIKSAQGRSKAFSTCSSHVIALSILYGSAAFMYLKCSSPGCMKQGKVSSVFYTHTGPMLNPLIYSLRNKDVQVALRKSLFKIQRRNMS; the protein is encoded by the coding sequence ATGCTGGCTAGAAATGACTCCTTAGTGACTGAATTTATTCTTGCTGGGTTAACAGACCGTCCAGAGCTCCAGCAACCCCTCTTTTGCTTGTTTCTGATGATCTACACTGTCACCTTGGTGGGCAACCTTGGCTTGATCATTCTTATTGGTCTAAATTCtcacctccacacccccatgtactatTTCCTCTTCAACTTGTCCTTCGTTGATCTCTGTTACTCATCTGTTTTCACCCCCAAGATGCTGATGAACTTTGTGTCCATGAAGAATATCatctcctatgttgggtgcatgactcagctgtttttctttctcttttttgtcatCTCTGAATGCTATATGTTGACCTCAATGGCCTATGatcgctatgtggccatctgtaatCCGTTGCTGTATAAGGTCACCATGACCCGTCGGGTCTGTGTGGTGCTGACTCTGGCTGCATATGTGATGGGATTTGCCGGAGCCTCTGCCCACACCGGGTGCATGCTCAGACTAACCTTCTGCAATGTTAATGTCATCAACCATTACTTGTGTGACATCCTCCCACTCCTCCAGCTCTCTTGCACCAGCACTTACGTCAATGAGTTAGTAGTTCTTATCGTGGTAAGTATTAATATTGCGGTAACCAGTGTCACCATCCTGGTTTCTTACATCTTCATCCTCACTAGCATTCTTCACATCAAATCTGCTCAAGGAAGATCGAAAGCCTTCAGTACCTGTAGCTCCCATGTCATTGCTCTTTCTATTTTATATGGTTCAGCAGCATTCATGTATCTTAAATGTTCTTCTCCTGGATGTATGAAGCAGGGaaaagtttcttctgttttctatactcATACGGGACCCATGCTCAATCCCCTGATCTACAGTTTGAGGAACAAGGATGTCCAGGTTGCACTTAGGAAATCCCTGTTTAAAATCCAGAGGAGAAACATGTCCTAA
- the LOC102542240 gene encoding olfactory receptor 8C8-like: MAMENNSSVTEFILMGLTDQPELQLPLFFLVLVNCMITVLGNLSLINLICLNAHLHTPMYFFLFNLSFIDLCYSFVFTPKMLMSFTSERNSISFRGCMTQLFFFCFFVNSECYVLTAMAYDRYVAICKPLLYTIAMSPQVCSLLMSGSYVMGFAGAVVHTGCMIRLIFCDSNIINHYMCDIFPLLQLSCSSTYINELVVSVVVGTVIIVSSVIIFISYALILFNILHIPSVKGWSKAFSTCGSHIITVGLFYGFGLLTYVKPSSAGSVGQGKFFSVFYTNVVPMLNPLIYSLRNKDVKIAVKKTLKRITN, translated from the coding sequence ATGGCTATGGAAAATAACTCCTCTGTGACCGAATTTATCCTTATGGGATTAACAGACCAACCTGAACTCCAACTGCCCCTGTTTTTCCTGGTTTTGGTGAACTGCATGATCACTGTGTTGGGCAATTTGAGCTTGATTAATCTAATTTGTCTGAACGCGCACCttcacacccccatgtacttcttcctcttCAACCTGTCATTTATTGATCTCTGTTATTCATTTGTGTTTACCCCCAAAATGCTAATGAGCTTTACTTCAGAGAGGAATAGTATCTCCTTTAGAGGATGCATGACTCAgctctttttcttctgcttttttgtCAACTCTGAGTGCTATGTGTTGACAGCCATGGCCTATGATCGTTACGTGGCCATCTGTAAGCCCCTGCTGTACACAATTGCCATGTCCCCTCAGGTCTGTTCTCTGCTGATGTCTGGTTCATATGTGATGGGGTTTGCTGGTGCCGTGGTCCACACAGGGTGTATGATCAGGttgatcttttgtgattccaacATCATCAACCATTACATGTGTGACatcttccccctcctccagctgTCCTGCAGCAGCACCTATATCAACGAGCTTGTGGTTTCTGTTGTTGTGGGCACAGTTATTATAGTATCTAGTGtcattatctttatttcttaTGCTTTGATTCTTTTCAATATCCTTCATATACCATCAGTTAAAGGTTGGTCCAAAGCCTTTAGCACCTGTGGCTCCCACATAATAACAGTTGGTCTCTTCTATGGATTTGGGCTGCTCACTTACGTCAAGCCATCATCTGCTGGGTCTGTAGGGCAGGGGAAATTTTTCTCAGTGTTTTACACCAATGTGGTGCCCATGCTGAACCCTCTCATTTATAGCCTCAGGAACAAAGATGTCAAGATTGCTGTGAAGAAAACCCTGAAGAGAATTACAAACTGA